A genomic region of Candidozyma auris chromosome 5, complete sequence contains the following coding sequences:
- the RPN7 gene encoding proteasome regulatory particle lid subunit RPN7 has protein sequence MAEFESDVPKIPNYTLSEKQFLIVHGHNESEKLKSEILASIKENSMAPYYKYLTSELPQHFKFDEAFYQQMVDVNEEKIKALKKDVQEAESEEETEIDLVASYTKLAEYYTEIIDRQNATATYNKLLELSQSTGSKIDILLTLARLEFFFDDLNAVSKKLDEVETWIEKGGDWERRNRTKTYRGIYHLATRNFGEAAKLLIDSLATFTSTELCSYEQIAQYAIISGVLSLDRVDLKSKIVDSPEILSIYSSAKQLEPLVSLTNSLYTCQYNCFFQYLLETYDELLLTNKFLRVHANYFMREMRCKAYAQLLESYKSLSLKSMARNFNVSEEFLDADLCRFIPNNKLNCYIDKVNGIIETNRPDNKNSQYHQLIKQGDGLLTKLQKYGAAVKLSGAERVA, from the coding sequence ATGGCCGAATTCGAATCTGACGTCCCTAAAATTCCAAACTACACGTTGTCTGAGAAGCAGTTTCTCATTGTACACGGCCACAATGAGTctgaaaaactcaaactGGAGATTCTCGCAtccatcaaggaaaacAGCATGGCTCCGTATTACAAGTACTTGACCTCAGAGTTGCCGCAGCATTTCAAGTTTGACGAGGCCTTCTATCAACAGATGGTGGATGTCAACGAGGAGAAAATAAAAGCTCTCAAAAAAGATGTCCAGGAAGCGGAAAGCGAGGAGGAAACAGAAATAGATCTTGTGGCTAGCTACACCAAGCTTGCAGAATACTACACCGAGATCATTGATAGACAAAATGCCACTGCCACGTACAATAAGTTGCTTGAGTTGTCTCAAAGCACAGGATCAAAAATTGATATCttgttgaccttggccAGATTGGAGTTCTTCTTTGACGATTTGAACGCCGTGTCTAAGAAATTGGATGAGGTGGAGACATGGATCGAGAAAGGTGGCGATTGGGAACGCCGAAACAGAACGAAAACTTATAGAGGCATTTACCATTTGGCCACTCGTAATTTTGGCGAAGCAGCCAAGTTATTGATTGACTCCTTGGCGACATTCACCTCGACAGAGTTGTGCTCGTATGAGCAAATTGCGCAATATGCTATAATTTCCGGGGTACTCTCGTTGGATAGAGTAGACTTAAAATCAAAGATTGTCGACTCGCCAGAGATCTTGTCCATATATTCCAGCGCCAAGCAGTTGGAGCCTCTTGTGAGCTTGACTAACTCCTTGTACACTTGCCAGTACAACTGCTTTTTCCAGTACCTTTTGGAGACGTACGAtgagttgttgttgaccaaCAAGTTCCTCAGAGTTCACGCCAACTACTTCATGAGAGAGATGAGATGCAAGGCTTACGCGCAATTATTAGAGTCGTACAAGTCGTTGTCATTGAAATCTATGGCCCGCAACTTCAACGTCAGCGAGGAGTTTTTAGATGCGGACTTGTGCCGTTTTATCCCCAACAACAAGTTAAACTGCTATATTGACAAGGTGAATGGAATCATCGAGACCAACAGACCAGACAACAAAAACAGCCAGTACCACCAGTTGATCAAACAAGGAGATGGTTTGTTGACGAAGTTGCAGAAGTATGGTGCTGCTGTTAAGCTAAGTGGAGCGGAGAGAGTGGCCTAA
- the UBC8 gene encoding E2 ubiquitin-conjugating protein UBC8 → MSSRRRMEKDVMDLMMSDHEVNLIEDSMQQFYVIFKGPKDTPYAGGTWKVRVELPDQYPLKSPSIGFVNKIYHPNIDEGSGSVCLDVINQTWSPMFGLLNIFENFLPHLLRYANPSDPLNTEASNLMNKDEAKYTEMVKKYVRQFASEDLSTKEHENSEEENDDDELSDVGSLSDDDDE, encoded by the coding sequence atgagctcaagaagacgCATGGAAAAAGATGTCATggacttgatgatgagtgACCATGAGGTCAACTTAATCGAGGACTCCATGCAACAGTTTTACGTCATTTTCAAGGGCCCCAAGGACACTCCTTACGCCGGTGGCACCTGGAAGGTGAGAGTGGAGTTGCCTGACCAGTACCCGTTGAAACTGCCCTCGATCGGGtttgtcaacaagatctACCACCCCAACATCGACGAAGGAAGCGGATCGGTGTGTTTGGATGTGATCAACCAGACGTGGTCGCCGATGTTCGGGCTTTTGAACATTTTCGAGAACTTCTTGCCTCACTTGTTGCGATACGCCAACCCTAGCGACCCGCTCAACACGGAGGCGtccaacttgatgaacaaGGACGAGGCCAAGTACACagagatggtgaagaagtatgTGCGGCAGTTTGCCCTGGAGGATCTTCTGACAAAGGAACACGAGAACTCCGAGGAGGAGaatgacgacgacgagttGAGTGATGTGGGAAGCTTGtctgacgacgacgatgagTGA